A window of the Pseudomonas gozinkensis genome harbors these coding sequences:
- a CDS encoding AprI/Inh family metalloprotease inhibitor encodes MIQFAFTRKAAAYLLPVLMMISGETTMASSLRLEDPSVFAGQWQATLSARSDSLEAQAMQDKPSNTCQLDLEANQTLGKGADCLSAWLQDSAIGWFPDPDGLSITGKEGSRIQFFSRQRDGLYLSTLKSGLVITLKRSAQQP; translated from the coding sequence ATGATCCAATTCGCTTTTACCCGCAAAGCGGCGGCGTATCTGTTGCCGGTGCTGATGATGATTTCTGGAGAAACAACCATGGCAAGCAGCCTGAGACTCGAAGACCCATCGGTATTTGCCGGGCAGTGGCAAGCAACCCTGAGCGCCCGCAGTGACAGCCTCGAAGCGCAAGCGATGCAAGACAAGCCGTCGAACACCTGCCAGCTCGACCTCGAAGCCAATCAGACCCTGGGCAAGGGCGCCGATTGCCTGAGCGCTTGGTTGCAGGACTCAGCCATCGGCTGGTTCCCCGATCCGGACGGTCTGTCGATCACCGGCAAGGAAGGCTCAAGAATCCAGTTTTTCAGCCGACAACGTGACGGGCTTTATCTGAGCACTTTGAAGTCAGGCCTGGTGATTACACTCAAGCGTTCAGCGCAGCAGCCGTAA
- a CDS encoding nuclear transport factor 2 family protein, with translation MHADDDSPEQSQATAETVMRYHLCWKHRDLNGVMALYHPDIQYNDFFQNRVLGLDELREYVRVSMPRESDEALEHCDRIRIDGNTAFIQYEVTLRGGNGLVSFRSSEAITVKDGQIWRVNEYASLVREPADSPTATHQRPAVSRLGLSPRQLSFMADDLQQYFQRQQPYLDPELDLQRVAKECGYSRNQISYLLNQVLGQSFYRYVNQARLQHLLRSLDSATPPLRIDELAFAAGFNSLSAFYSCFRQHTGQSPKAYAKQISLRTRAQDNS, from the coding sequence ATGCACGCCGATGATGACAGCCCGGAACAGAGCCAGGCCACGGCCGAAACGGTCATGCGCTATCACCTGTGCTGGAAGCACCGGGACCTGAATGGCGTGATGGCGCTGTACCACCCGGACATCCAGTACAACGACTTCTTCCAGAACCGCGTGCTCGGCCTCGACGAGTTGCGCGAGTACGTCCGGGTCAGCATGCCGCGCGAATCCGATGAAGCGCTGGAGCATTGCGACCGCATCCGCATCGACGGCAACACCGCCTTCATTCAATACGAAGTGACATTGCGCGGCGGCAACGGGCTGGTGTCGTTTCGTTCCAGCGAAGCGATCACGGTCAAGGACGGCCAGATCTGGCGGGTCAACGAGTACGCCTCGCTGGTTCGCGAACCGGCTGACAGCCCGACGGCCACCCACCAGCGGCCGGCGGTGAGTCGCCTGGGTCTGTCGCCGCGACAGTTGAGCTTCATGGCCGATGACTTGCAGCAGTATTTCCAGCGTCAGCAACCGTATCTCGACCCCGAACTCGACCTGCAACGGGTGGCGAAGGAGTGCGGGTACAGCCGCAACCAGATTTCCTACCTGTTGAATCAGGTGCTGGGGCAAAGCTTCTACCGCTACGTCAATCAGGCGCGTCTGCAACATCTACTGCGGTCACTGGACAGCGCCACGCCGCCACTGCGCATCGACGAACTGGCCTTCGCCGCCGGTTTCAATTCGCTGTCGGCTTTCTACAGCTGCTTTCGCCAGCACACCGGCCAGTCGCCCAAGGCCTATGCGAAGCAAATTTCTTTGCGGACACGCGCGCAAGACAATTCCTGA
- a CDS encoding polyamine ABC transporter substrate-binding protein, which translates to MIRKTLALAPLMLAVSLAQAADTVKVYNWSDYIAPDTAKNFEKASGIGVTYDVYDSNETLDGKLMTGKSGYDVVFPSNHFMARQIEGGALKKLDKSQLPNWKNLNPVLLKALQTNDPGNEHGFPYLWGSTGIGYNIAKVKAVLGDNAPVDSWDLIFKPEYMEKLQKCGVAILDNGPELLPAALNYLGLPHHSKNPEDYKKAEALLMKVRPYVSYFHSSKYTSDLANGDICVAVGFSGDILQAENRAKEAKNGVDIGYEIPKEGAAIWFDMVAMPADAPDEKAGYAFMNYLLQPDVMAGISNYVHYANGNEQADNLIDPAIKNDTKVYPSPEMMGKLFALEAMPLNIDRIRTRVWNKIRTGS; encoded by the coding sequence ATGATCCGAAAGACCCTCGCGCTCGCACCCTTGATGCTCGCCGTTTCCCTCGCTCAGGCTGCGGATACGGTCAAGGTTTACAACTGGTCCGACTACATCGCGCCGGACACCGCCAAGAACTTCGAAAAGGCCAGCGGCATTGGCGTCACCTATGACGTCTACGACAGCAACGAAACCCTCGACGGCAAGCTGATGACCGGCAAATCCGGTTACGACGTGGTGTTTCCGTCCAACCATTTCATGGCGCGGCAGATCGAAGGCGGGGCGCTGAAGAAGCTCGACAAGAGCCAGTTGCCGAACTGGAAGAACCTCAACCCGGTATTGCTCAAGGCCTTGCAGACCAACGATCCGGGCAACGAACACGGCTTTCCGTACCTGTGGGGCAGCACCGGCATCGGCTACAACATCGCCAAGGTCAAGGCCGTGCTGGGGGACAACGCGCCGGTGGATTCCTGGGACTTGATCTTCAAACCCGAATACATGGAAAAACTGCAGAAATGCGGCGTTGCGATCCTCGACAACGGCCCGGAACTGCTGCCGGCAGCGCTCAACTACCTGGGTCTGCCGCATCACAGCAAAAATCCCGAGGACTACAAGAAAGCTGAAGCGCTGCTGATGAAAGTGCGGCCGTATGTCAGCTACTTCCATTCCTCGAAGTACACCAGCGACCTGGCCAACGGCGACATATGCGTGGCCGTCGGCTTCTCCGGCGATATCCTGCAAGCGGAAAACCGCGCCAAAGAGGCGAAGAATGGCGTCGACATCGGCTACGAGATTCCCAAGGAAGGCGCCGCCATCTGGTTCGACATGGTCGCCATGCCCGCCGACGCACCGGACGAGAAGGCCGGCTACGCGTTCATGAACTACCTGCTGCAGCCCGACGTGATGGCCGGCATCAGCAACTACGTGCACTACGCCAATGGCAACGAACAGGCCGACAACCTGATCGATCCGGCGATCAAGAACGACACCAAGGTTTATCCCAGCCCGGAAATGATGGGCAAGCTGTTCGCACTGGAAGCGATGCCGCTGAACATCGACCGGATCCGCACGCGGGTGTGGAACAAGATTCGCACCGGCAGCTGA
- a CDS encoding NAD(P)/FAD-dependent oxidoreductase: protein MPAWRTISLWMDQLDEPLTARPSLAQDLDVDVAIIGAGYTGLWTAYYLKQQAPSLNIAIIEAQTAGFGASGRNGGWLMGNLLGEDRLLAGLSPQQRRASYDLLHGIPDEVANVLEREGIDCDYRKGGVLYCAARYPEQEANLRDYLKKLHAQGLTDDDYRWLSPEQLAQQLRIAKPYGGIFAPHVATIHPAKLVRGLARTVESIGVKIYENSPVTHWQAGSLRTDKASVRSRWIVPAIEGYSVTLPPLGRYQLPVQSLIVATEPLPAATWDEIGLSRGQAFSEFSRQVTYGQRSADNRLIFGARGGYQFAGKLRHNFDLTRDEVELRRYLFGELFPQLKHVQITHAWGGNLGMSRHFKPHMLCDRANGIALSGGYGGEGVGASSLGGRTLADLILERDTELTHQPWVLPDGGIHALRAWEPEPCRWLGYNAIIKSFVHEDQTLANPATAPWRRKLASQVAGFMEGFMH from the coding sequence ATGCCGGCGTGGCGCACTATCAGTTTGTGGATGGATCAACTCGACGAGCCGCTGACCGCGCGCCCGTCGCTTGCGCAGGACCTGGACGTCGACGTGGCGATCATTGGTGCCGGTTACACCGGACTGTGGACTGCGTACTACCTGAAACAACAGGCGCCGAGCCTGAACATCGCCATCATCGAAGCGCAAACCGCCGGGTTCGGCGCGTCCGGTCGCAACGGCGGTTGGTTGATGGGCAACCTGCTGGGCGAGGATCGCCTGCTGGCGGGCCTGTCACCGCAACAGCGCCGCGCTTCTTACGATCTGCTGCACGGCATTCCGGATGAAGTGGCAAATGTCCTCGAGCGCGAAGGCATCGACTGCGACTACCGCAAAGGCGGTGTGCTGTACTGCGCCGCGCGCTATCCCGAGCAGGAAGCGAATCTGCGGGATTACCTGAAAAAACTCCACGCTCAGGGCCTGACCGACGACGATTACCGCTGGCTCAGCCCCGAGCAACTGGCGCAGCAACTGCGCATCGCCAAACCCTATGGCGGCATCTTCGCCCCGCATGTGGCGACCATTCACCCGGCGAAACTGGTACGCGGCCTGGCACGAACCGTCGAAAGCATAGGGGTGAAGATCTACGAAAACAGCCCGGTGACCCACTGGCAGGCCGGCAGCCTGCGCACCGACAAGGCCAGCGTGCGCAGCCGCTGGATCGTCCCGGCCATCGAAGGTTATTCCGTCACGCTGCCACCGCTGGGCCGTTATCAATTACCCGTGCAGAGCCTGATCGTCGCCACCGAGCCGTTGCCCGCCGCGACCTGGGACGAAATCGGCTTGAGCCGCGGTCAGGCTTTCAGCGAATTCAGTCGCCAGGTCACTTACGGCCAGCGCAGTGCCGACAACCGTCTGATCTTCGGCGCCCGTGGCGGTTATCAGTTCGCCGGCAAGCTGCGCCACAACTTCGACCTGACCCGCGATGAAGTCGAGCTGCGCCGCTACCTGTTTGGCGAACTGTTCCCGCAACTGAAACACGTGCAGATCACCCATGCCTGGGGCGGCAACCTCGGCATGTCCCGGCATTTCAAACCGCACATGCTCTGTGATCGGGCCAACGGCATCGCGCTGTCCGGCGGCTATGGCGGGGAGGGTGTAGGCGCTTCCAGCCTGGGCGGTCGGACGCTTGCGGATCTGATTCTCGAGCGCGACACCGAGCTGACGCATCAACCCTGGGTACTGCCCGACGGTGGAATCCACGCGCTGCGGGCCTGGGAACCGGAACCGTGCCGCTGGCTCGGCTACAACGCGATCATCAAAAGCTTCGTCCACGAAGACCAGACCCTGGCCAACCCGGCGACTGCGCCCTGGCGGCGCAAGCTCGCCAGCCAGGTGGCCGGGTTCATGGAAGGGTTCATGCACTAA
- a CDS encoding UvrD-helicase domain-containing protein: protein MAQHTPDLPPEPRPLAEMPWFKRLAARFLGHGLTQLRAQHRASWLHGQADGFRSGHTAGVDYGYKEGKADGLEEGRQVLLIRDSRNTEHRPPGIDNHLFDDWRLPVSAELKKRMKADVARLLPAHAQPSVAQWKMIFSDTPSTSVIAGAGAGKSTTLVLRILLLTHYLGFELDSMTVVTFTRESRKDFINKLIELFALWGRALSQKDARDLVRTFHSRILPMVRSLPGFERLQAFENLSHRVQGGEEDVDSNPFDLRINDAQRQQLNACYHRLYKEDPRFAQLIQPLSRHALQLKELERDHPDVQKRVAVTELAARRDEELCDMIEDLWLRAGAWPIKGIEPSRQTFEINGASFHCHGYIPSLDAWVVLGFDPRENPQVCRPNAKLTVRAEWAVKRTLFQAFCRKPLIWLDSYESSKRLLAALAGDVSAGPGFDYKVKGELASAPLLDCFVAAAGFIENLGLDVPDAVGRMSFAKDDPDRFFFEALSLFWRALEDHLLDQKPPVMTYNRMFALFSEHSPENFKLLGDELLRPMSHLMIDEFQDVSPQIVSWIRASLSEIRSRGPAMHVGRGAQRSSLLCVGDDWQSIYGWRGSSPSYFMEFNKEFPSPSTTRVMLSDNYRSHQHIIDAAEHIVRAAPAIPGKKAKACGEERPLQPVNVLERDDQALGQRLAEHYRKGDSILMLYRKSSDKLLIEQHIQSVVNVDSSLPYESRRLKQLTYHSAKGLQADAVFLLGDCQHLTSSPYKNQVYRMAGLGKAGDSEPYDSAQKDEILRLAYVGITRAVSHCYWYVEPQDTQAVNMPRASDRVAKGKPFFVDHRPEKKTA from the coding sequence GTGGCGCAACACACCCCCGATCTTCCTCCCGAACCTCGTCCCCTGGCCGAGATGCCCTGGTTCAAACGCCTGGCGGCGCGTTTCCTTGGCCACGGCCTGACACAACTGCGTGCCCAGCATCGGGCTTCGTGGTTGCACGGCCAGGCCGATGGCTTTCGCAGCGGGCATACCGCCGGCGTGGATTACGGGTACAAGGAAGGCAAGGCTGACGGGCTGGAAGAGGGCCGCCAGGTCTTGTTGATCCGCGACAGCCGCAATACCGAGCATCGCCCGCCGGGTATCGACAATCATCTGTTCGACGACTGGCGCCTGCCAGTCAGCGCAGAGTTGAAGAAGCGCATGAAAGCCGACGTCGCACGCCTGCTGCCAGCCCACGCCCAGCCAAGCGTTGCGCAATGGAAAATGATATTCAGCGATACCCCGTCAACCTCCGTGATTGCCGGCGCCGGAGCCGGCAAGTCGACCACGCTGGTGCTGCGAATCCTGCTGCTGACTCACTATCTGGGCTTCGAGCTCGATTCGATGACCGTGGTGACTTTCACCCGCGAGTCGCGCAAGGACTTCATCAACAAACTGATCGAACTGTTCGCGTTGTGGGGCCGGGCACTCAGTCAGAAAGACGCCCGGGATCTGGTGCGCACCTTTCACTCGCGGATCCTGCCGATGGTTCGCAGCCTGCCGGGGTTCGAGCGCTTGCAGGCATTCGAAAACCTCAGCCACCGCGTGCAGGGCGGAGAAGAAGATGTCGACAGCAATCCGTTCGATCTGCGCATCAACGACGCACAGCGCCAGCAGCTCAACGCCTGTTACCACCGTCTCTACAAAGAAGACCCGCGCTTTGCGCAGCTGATCCAGCCGTTGTCCCGCCACGCCTTGCAGCTCAAGGAGCTGGAGCGCGATCACCCGGACGTGCAAAAGCGTGTCGCTGTAACCGAGCTGGCAGCCCGTCGCGACGAAGAGCTGTGCGACATGATCGAAGACTTGTGGCTCCGCGCCGGCGCCTGGCCGATCAAGGGCATCGAACCGAGCCGTCAGACTTTCGAAATCAACGGCGCATCGTTCCATTGCCACGGCTACATTCCGAGTCTGGATGCCTGGGTGGTGTTGGGTTTCGATCCTCGGGAAAACCCGCAGGTCTGCCGTCCCAACGCCAAACTGACGGTGCGTGCAGAGTGGGCAGTCAAGCGCACCCTGTTTCAAGCTTTCTGTCGTAAACCATTGATTTGGCTGGATAGTTACGAGTCGTCAAAGCGTTTATTGGCCGCACTGGCAGGTGATGTCAGCGCCGGCCCCGGCTTCGATTACAAGGTCAAGGGTGAGCTCGCGTCCGCGCCATTGCTCGACTGCTTTGTCGCCGCCGCAGGCTTCATCGAGAATCTGGGCCTGGATGTGCCGGACGCCGTTGGCCGCATGAGTTTCGCCAAGGACGATCCGGACCGGTTTTTCTTCGAGGCCTTGAGTCTGTTCTGGCGTGCGCTGGAAGACCATCTTCTGGATCAGAAACCGCCTGTCATGACCTACAACCGGATGTTTGCGCTGTTCAGCGAGCACTCACCAGAAAACTTCAAACTGCTCGGCGATGAGCTGCTGCGACCGATGTCGCACCTGATGATCGATGAATTCCAGGACGTTTCCCCGCAAATCGTCTCCTGGATCCGCGCCAGTCTGTCGGAAATCCGCAGTCGAGGCCCGGCCATGCACGTCGGACGAGGCGCACAGCGATCATCGCTACTTTGTGTAGGTGATGACTGGCAGTCGATCTACGGCTGGCGGGGCAGTTCGCCAAGCTACTTCATGGAGTTCAACAAGGAGTTTCCGTCGCCGAGCACCACCCGGGTGATGCTCAGCGACAACTATCGCAGCCATCAGCACATCATCGACGCTGCGGAGCACATCGTCCGGGCAGCGCCGGCGATTCCCGGCAAGAAGGCCAAGGCCTGCGGCGAAGAGAGGCCGTTGCAGCCGGTCAACGTGCTTGAACGCGATGATCAGGCTCTCGGCCAGCGCCTGGCAGAACACTATCGAAAGGGCGATTCAATCCTGATGCTCTATCGAAAAAGCAGCGATAAGTTATTGATAGAACAGCATATTCAATCTGTAGTTAATGTAGATTCGAGTTTGCCGTACGAGTCCCGCCGCCTGAAACAACTGACCTATCACAGTGCCAAAGGCTTGCAGGCTGACGCGGTTTTCCTGCTGGGCGATTGCCAGCACCTGACCAGTTCGCCGTACAAGAATCAGGTGTATCGCATGGCCGGACTGGGCAAGGCCGGTGACAGCGAGCCATACGACAGCGCGCAGAAAGACGAAATCCTGCGCCTGGCCTACGTCGGTATTACCCGCGCAGTCAGCCATTGCTACTGGTATGTCGAGCCGCAGGACACTCAAGCGGTCAACATGCCTCGGGCCTCGGATCGGGTCGCCAAAGGCAAACCGTTCTTCGTCGATCATCGGCCAGAAAAGAAAACAGCCTGA
- a CDS encoding DUF1652 domain-containing protein has translation MNKGSSKVTFPNACQLMRWHFHPMGFEATMDAPGSLVARLFDRASGETLIAIAGIPCATVMNAADVERIIEAVEDELEAFIPPESLKSYA, from the coding sequence ATGAATAAAGGCTCAAGCAAGGTCACGTTTCCCAATGCCTGCCAGCTGATGCGCTGGCATTTTCATCCCATGGGTTTCGAGGCAACCATGGATGCGCCGGGCAGTCTGGTCGCGCGCCTGTTCGATCGGGCCAGCGGCGAAACCCTGATCGCCATCGCCGGCATTCCCTGTGCCACAGTGATGAACGCAGCGGATGTGGAGCGAATAATCGAAGCCGTTGAGGATGAACTGGAGGCTTTCATTCCTCCCGAATCCCTTAAGAGTTACGCGTAA
- a CDS encoding type I secretion system permease/ATPase — protein MKMAKAPATAPLFKALGDYKSILISVGCFTALINVLMLVPSIYMLQVYDRVLSSQNETTLAMLSLMVVGFFAFIGLLEVVRSFIVIRIGSQLERRFNLRVYQAAFERNLFKGEGNAGQSLGDLTHVRQFVTGPALFAFFDAPWFPVYLFVIYLFNVWLGVLATAGALLLIALACLNEYMTKKPLGEAAGFSQKSSQLATSHLHNAETIQAMGMLGALRKRWFQVHSRFLGLQNQASDTGAVISSLSKTLRLCLQSLVLGLGALLVIKGDMTAGMMIAGSILMGRVLSPIDQLIAVWKQWSGAKLAYRRLDALLQAFPPSDDAMALPAPKGQITFEQVSAGPPGQRAATLHMVNFNLAAGEVLGVLGASGSGKSTLARVLVGVWPALGGTVRLDGADIHRWNRDQLGPYIGYLPQDIELFSGSIAENIARFSEADPQKVVAAAQQAGVHELILRMPQGYDTQLGEDGSGLSGGQKQRVALARALYGNPSLVVLDEPNSNLDTVGEAALSSAIVQLKAQGTTVVLVTHRSSVLAQADKLLVLNDGRLQAFGPSHDVLKALSGNQPGNQPQQNEKPAQAPAGLSMSRQYQPTTRNSGV, from the coding sequence ATGAAGATGGCGAAGGCCCCAGCCACCGCTCCCTTATTCAAGGCATTGGGTGACTATAAAAGCATTCTGATCAGCGTCGGATGCTTTACCGCACTGATTAACGTGCTGATGCTGGTGCCCTCCATATATATGCTTCAGGTCTACGACCGGGTGCTGTCTTCGCAGAACGAAACCACCCTGGCGATGCTGTCGCTGATGGTCGTCGGTTTCTTCGCCTTCATCGGCCTGCTGGAAGTGGTGCGCAGCTTTATCGTGATCCGCATCGGCAGCCAGCTCGAGCGCCGTTTCAATCTGCGGGTCTATCAGGCGGCCTTCGAGCGCAACCTGTTCAAGGGCGAGGGTAACGCCGGGCAGTCCCTGGGCGACCTGACCCACGTTCGCCAGTTCGTTACCGGGCCTGCGCTGTTCGCGTTCTTCGATGCGCCGTGGTTCCCGGTCTACCTGTTCGTGATTTACCTGTTCAACGTCTGGCTTGGCGTGCTCGCCACGGCGGGTGCGCTGCTGTTGATCGCGCTGGCGTGCCTGAACGAATACATGACCAAAAAGCCGCTGGGCGAGGCCGCCGGTTTCTCGCAGAAATCCAGCCAGTTGGCCACCAGCCATCTGCACAACGCTGAAACCATTCAAGCCATGGGCATGCTCGGTGCCTTGCGCAAGCGTTGGTTCCAGGTGCATTCGCGCTTTCTCGGTCTGCAGAATCAGGCCAGCGACACTGGCGCGGTCATCAGCTCGCTGAGCAAAACCCTGCGCCTGTGTCTGCAATCGCTGGTGCTGGGCCTCGGCGCACTGCTGGTGATCAAGGGCGACATGACCGCCGGGATGATGATCGCCGGTTCCATCCTGATGGGTCGGGTGCTGAGCCCGATCGACCAGTTGATTGCCGTGTGGAAGCAGTGGAGCGGGGCGAAGCTGGCTTACCGCCGCCTCGATGCGTTGCTGCAAGCCTTCCCGCCGAGCGACGACGCCATGGCGCTGCCGGCGCCGAAAGGCCAGATCACCTTTGAACAAGTCAGCGCCGGCCCTCCGGGTCAGCGTGCCGCGACCCTGCACATGGTCAATTTCAACCTGGCGGCCGGCGAAGTGCTGGGCGTGCTCGGTGCCTCAGGCTCCGGTAAGTCGACTCTGGCACGAGTGTTGGTCGGCGTATGGCCGGCCCTTGGCGGCACTGTACGTCTGGACGGCGCCGACATTCATCGATGGAACCGCGATCAGCTAGGTCCATACATCGGCTATCTGCCCCAAGACATCGAGCTGTTCAGCGGCAGCATCGCCGAGAACATCGCCCGTTTCAGCGAAGCCGATCCGCAAAAAGTCGTGGCCGCCGCGCAACAGGCCGGGGTGCATGAACTGATCCTGCGCATGCCGCAAGGTTACGACACGCAGTTGGGCGAGGACGGCAGTGGCTTGTCCGGTGGTCAGAAGCAGCGCGTGGCACTGGCCCGTGCGTTGTACGGCAACCCGAGCCTGGTGGTGCTGGACGAGCCGAACTCCAACCTCGACACCGTCGGCGAAGCCGCGTTGTCCAGCGCGATCGTTCAGCTCAAGGCCCAAGGCACCACCGTGGTACTGGTGACCCACCGCTCTTCGGTACTGGCCCAGGCCGACAAGCTGCTGGTGCTCAACGACGGTCGCCTGCAAGCGTTCGGACCGAGTCACGATGTGCTCAAGGCGCTGTCCGGCAACCAGCCCGGCAACCAGCCTCAACAAAATGAAAAACCTGCGCAGGCACCGGCGGGGCTCAGCATGAGCCGACAGTATCAGCCGACGACAAGGAATTCGGGTGTATGA
- a CDS encoding serralysin family metalloprotease, giving the protein MSKVKANAIDTAEQAFQLAATSTAYNQINSFSHQYDRGGNLTVNGKPSFSVDQAATQLLRDGAAYQDKDGSGKIELTYTFLTSVSSSTMNKHGITGFSQFSTQQKAQAALAMQSWADVANVTFTEKASGGDGHMTFANYSGGVDGAAAFAYLPGTGPGYDGTSWYLINSGYTQNKTPDLNNYGRQTLTHEIGHTLGLAHPGDYNAGNGNPTYNDATYGQDTRGYSVMSYWSESNTSQNFSKGGVEAYSSGPLMDDIAAIQKLYGANMTTRTGDTTYGFNSNAGRDFLSASSSADKLVFSVWDAGGKDTFDFSGFTQNQKINLNEASFSDVGGLVGNVSIAKGVTIENAIGGSGNDLLIGNSAANELKGGAGNDILWGAGGADKLWGGAGSDTFVFAASSDSKPGAIDQILDFVSGLDKIDLTGITNGAGLHFVSAFTGAAGDAVLTSSGGNSLLSVDFSGHGVADFQVSTVGQAATSDIVA; this is encoded by the coding sequence ATGTCGAAAGTAAAAGCTAACGCTATTGATACCGCCGAACAGGCTTTCCAGCTGGCAGCGACCAGCACGGCGTATAACCAGATCAATAGCTTCAGCCACCAGTACGATCGTGGCGGCAACCTCACGGTCAATGGCAAACCCTCCTTTTCCGTCGACCAGGCCGCAACCCAGTTGTTGCGCGACGGCGCTGCCTACCAGGACAAGGATGGCAGCGGCAAGATCGAACTCACCTACACGTTCCTGACTTCGGTATCGTCCAGCACGATGAACAAGCACGGGATCACCGGGTTCAGTCAGTTCAGTACCCAACAGAAAGCCCAGGCCGCGCTCGCCATGCAATCCTGGGCCGATGTGGCCAATGTCACCTTCACCGAGAAAGCCTCGGGCGGTGACGGCCATATGACTTTCGCCAACTACAGCGGTGGCGTGGACGGCGCAGCAGCGTTCGCCTACCTGCCGGGGACCGGTCCGGGTTATGACGGCACTTCGTGGTACTTGATCAACAGCGGTTACACGCAGAACAAGACCCCGGACCTGAACAACTACGGTCGCCAGACCCTGACCCACGAAATCGGCCATACCCTTGGCCTGGCGCACCCGGGCGACTACAACGCCGGCAACGGCAACCCGACCTACAATGACGCCACCTACGGGCAAGACACCCGCGGCTACAGCGTCATGAGCTACTGGAGCGAAAGCAACACCAGCCAGAACTTCAGCAAGGGCGGCGTGGAAGCCTATTCCTCCGGCCCGCTGATGGATGACATTGCAGCGATCCAGAAGCTCTACGGCGCCAACATGACCACCCGCACCGGTGACACCACCTACGGCTTCAACTCCAACGCCGGTCGCGATTTCCTCAGCGCCTCGTCGTCGGCCGACAAGCTGGTGTTCTCGGTGTGGGATGCGGGCGGCAAGGACACCTTCGACTTCTCGGGTTTCACCCAGAACCAGAAGATCAACCTCAATGAAGCCTCGTTCTCCGACGTGGGCGGCCTGGTGGGCAACGTGTCCATCGCCAAGGGCGTCACCATCGAGAACGCGATCGGCGGTTCGGGCAACGACCTGCTGATCGGCAACAGCGCGGCCAACGAACTCAAGGGCGGTGCCGGCAACGACATCCTCTGGGGCGCCGGCGGTGCCGACAAGCTGTGGGGCGGTGCGGGTTCGGATACCTTTGTGTTCGCGGCCAGTTCCGATTCCAAGCCGGGTGCGATCGATCAGATCCTCGATTTCGTCAGCGGCCTGGACAAAATCGACCTGACCGGCATCACCAATGGCGCCGGCCTGCACTTCGTCAGCGCCTTCACCGGCGCGGCGGGTGATGCGGTTCTGACATCGTCGGGCGGCAACAGCCTGCTGTCGGTGGACTTCTCCGGGCACGGCGTGGCTGATTTCCAGGTCAGCACCGTTGGCCAGGCAGCCACCAGCGACATCGTGGCGTGA
- a CDS encoding cupin domain-containing protein, translated as MSITQFKNTATLQLEESNPVAVPLGAPVAIASTTSVERDDGVETGVWECTPGRWRRQITAQEFCHFISGRCTFTPDDGGETLHIQGGDALMLPANTLGIWDIQETVRKTYVLIF; from the coding sequence ATGAGCATCACCCAATTCAAGAACACCGCCACGTTGCAGCTGGAAGAATCCAACCCGGTGGCCGTGCCGCTCGGCGCGCCGGTGGCGATTGCCTCGACCACCAGCGTCGAGCGCGACGACGGCGTCGAAACCGGCGTCTGGGAATGCACCCCCGGCCGCTGGCGGCGGCAGATCACCGCTCAGGAGTTCTGCCATTTCATTTCCGGCCGCTGCACGTTCACCCCGGACGACGGCGGCGAAACCCTGCATATACAAGGTGGCGACGCACTGATGTTGCCGGCCAACACGCTCGGGATCTGGGACATCCAGGAAACCGTGCGCAAGACCTATGTCCTGATTTTCTGA